The proteins below are encoded in one region of Caulobacter henricii:
- a CDS encoding M16 family metallopeptidase, giving the protein MIRPVAKAALVALALSTTALSPLAFAAPATASISVPPIAYKERVLANGLKVFTARDTTTPNVTVQVWYGVGSKDDPEGRSGFAHLFEHLMFKATRNMPNESIDRLTEDVGGFNNASTYDDFTNYYEVVPANHLERLLWAEADRLGSLVIDEAVFASERDVVKEELRQRVLADPYGRLFALYVPQQSFTTHPYKRPGIGSIEELDAATVDDVRAFHATYYRPDNATLIVAGNFDEAQLQALVDKYFAPLKTPAAPLPKVTVVEPPRTGPKTVNTYGPNVPLPAVAITWLAPASADKDAPALAVLDAILSAGKSSRLYDTLVYDQKVAQSVFSSGPTNAQPGLFYVGAVMAGGKTAEQGEASLLAQVARLRDAPPSEAELAEAKTGLLADAVRRREEIDGRAFAIGYALLTDGDAARANTNLADLQTVTAADVQRVAKKWLADDRRTAIRYLPESARPAGEKDNTPVPPKVASVKFNGTITTLAPEAERQKAPAVAAPIAAVLPTPVEKTLANGLRVIVAKSSDLPLITADLTVRGGASADPAGLAGASSLTAELLTEGTKTRSAGDIARQTEALGANLAAGSGWEAASLTLSVIADKATPAMAIMADVAQNPVFKAEELDRVRTETLDGLSVAYQRPGSLAAYASAPLLYAGSAYGHVAGGTPGSLPKIKRDDLVKMHAAAWRPDNAVLVLTGNLSPEAGFALAEKAFGGWKKPATPAPTLPAAPAGYKPRNLVIDLPGTGQAAVTLAKPAITRADPSYYAGLVTNAVLGVGFSSRLNQEIRIKRGLSYGAGSSLTPQGQFGGFSARVQTKNESAGQVVSLVQAELTRLAAEPASTGELTARKSVLVGGFGRELGTSEGLADILGNLAVYGVPLNEIQGYAAKVEAVSAADVQAFAKAYMDPARASIIIAGDRTKMGDTLASAVPNATVIPAAQLDLDSPTLTKGK; this is encoded by the coding sequence ATGATCCGTCCTGTCGCCAAGGCCGCCCTCGTGGCGCTGGCCCTTTCGACCACCGCCCTGTCGCCCCTGGCCTTTGCCGCCCCCGCGACCGCCTCGATCAGCGTGCCGCCGATCGCCTACAAGGAGCGGGTGCTGGCCAATGGCCTAAAGGTGTTCACCGCCCGCGACACGACCACGCCCAATGTCACGGTCCAGGTCTGGTACGGCGTCGGCTCCAAGGACGACCCGGAGGGTCGTTCGGGCTTTGCGCACCTCTTCGAACATCTGATGTTCAAGGCCACGCGCAACATGCCCAACGAGTCGATCGACCGCCTCACCGAAGATGTCGGCGGCTTCAACAACGCCTCCACCTATGACGACTTCACCAACTATTACGAGGTGGTGCCGGCCAACCATCTGGAGCGCCTGCTCTGGGCCGAGGCTGATCGCCTGGGCTCTCTGGTCATCGACGAGGCGGTGTTCGCCTCGGAACGCGATGTCGTGAAGGAAGAGCTGCGCCAGCGGGTTCTGGCCGATCCCTATGGCCGGCTTTTTGCGCTTTATGTGCCCCAGCAGTCCTTCACCACCCACCCCTACAAGCGTCCCGGCATCGGTTCGATCGAAGAACTGGACGCGGCCACGGTCGATGACGTCCGCGCCTTCCACGCCACCTATTATCGCCCGGACAATGCCACCCTGATCGTGGCCGGCAATTTCGACGAGGCCCAGTTGCAGGCCCTGGTCGACAAGTATTTTGCCCCGCTGAAGACGCCGGCTGCGCCCCTGCCCAAGGTCACCGTGGTCGAGCCGCCCCGCACCGGCCCGAAGACCGTCAATACCTATGGTCCGAACGTGCCGCTGCCGGCGGTGGCGATCACCTGGCTGGCCCCGGCCTCGGCCGACAAGGACGCCCCGGCCCTGGCCGTGCTGGACGCCATCCTCTCGGCCGGCAAGTCGTCGCGCCTCTATGACACCCTGGTCTATGACCAGAAGGTCGCCCAGTCGGTCTTCTCCTCGGGGCCGACCAATGCCCAGCCGGGCCTTTTCTATGTCGGGGCCGTGATGGCCGGCGGCAAGACGGCCGAGCAGGGTGAGGCTTCCCTCCTGGCCCAGGTGGCCCGCCTGCGCGACGCCCCGCCGTCTGAGGCCGAGCTGGCCGAGGCCAAGACCGGCCTGCTGGCCGACGCGGTACGCCGCCGCGAAGAGATCGATGGACGCGCCTTCGCCATCGGCTATGCCCTGCTGACCGACGGTGATGCCGCCCGCGCCAATACCAACCTGGCCGACCTCCAGACCGTGACCGCCGCCGACGTGCAGCGGGTTGCGAAAAAGTGGCTGGCCGATGATCGCCGCACCGCCATCCGCTATCTGCCGGAATCCGCCCGCCCGGCCGGCGAGAAGGACAACACCCCGGTTCCGCCGAAGGTCGCCTCGGTCAAGTTCAATGGCACGATCACCACCCTGGCCCCGGAGGCCGAGCGCCAGAAGGCCCCGGCCGTCGCGGCACCGATCGCCGCCGTCCTGCCGACCCCGGTCGAAAAGACCCTGGCCAACGGCCTGCGGGTGATTGTCGCCAAGTCGAGCGACCTGCCCCTGATTACCGCCGACCTCACGGTTCGCGGCGGGGCCAGCGCCGACCCGGCGGGCCTGGCCGGGGCCTCCAGCCTGACCGCCGAGCTGCTGACCGAAGGCACCAAGACCCGCAGCGCAGGCGACATCGCCCGCCAGACCGAGGCCCTGGGGGCCAATCTGGCGGCCGGCTCGGGCTGGGAGGCTGCCTCCCTGACCCTCAGCGTGATCGCCGACAAGGCCACGCCGGCCATGGCGATCATGGCGGACGTCGCCCAGAACCCGGTCTTCAAGGCCGAGGAACTGGACCGCGTCCGTACCGAGACCCTGGACGGGCTCTCGGTGGCCTATCAGCGTCCCGGCTCGCTGGCGGCCTATGCCAGCGCGCCCCTGCTCTATGCCGGCTCGGCCTATGGCCATGTGGCCGGCGGCACGCCGGGCTCCCTGCCCAAGATCAAGCGGGACGATCTCGTCAAGATGCATGCCGCAGCCTGGCGACCGGACAATGCCGTTCTGGTCCTGACCGGCAACCTGTCGCCCGAGGCCGGGTTCGCCCTGGCCGAAAAGGCGTTCGGCGGCTGGAAGAAGCCGGCGACCCCGGCACCGACACTGCCAGCCGCGCCGGCGGGCTACAAGCCGCGCAACCTGGTGATCGACCTGCCGGGCACCGGCCAGGCGGCCGTGACCCTGGCCAAGCCGGCCATCACCCGGGCCGATCCCAGCTACTATGCAGGCCTGGTGACCAATGCCGTTCTGGGAGTCGGCTTCTCCTCGCGTCTGAACCAGGAAATCCGCATCAAGCGCGGCCTGTCCTACGGGGCCGGTTCCAGCCTGACCCCGCAGGGCCAGTTCGGCGGCTTCTCGGCCCGGGTCCAGACCAAGAACGAATCGGCCGGCCAGGTGGTCAGCCTGGTCCAGGCCGAACTGACCCGTCTGGCGGCCGAACCGGCCTCGACCGGCGAGCTGACGGCCCGCAAGTCGGTCCTGGTCGGGGGCTTCGGCCGCGAACTGGGCACGTCGGAGGGCCTGGCGGACATCCTGGGCAATCTGGCCGTCTATGGCGTGCCGTTGAACGAGATCCAGGGCTATGCGGCCAAGGTCGAGGCGGTCAGCGCTGCTGACGTCCAGGCCTTTGCCAAGGCCTATATGGATCCGGCCCGGGCCAGCATCATCATCGCCGGCGACCGCACGAAGATGGGCGACACCCTGGCGAGCGCCGTGCCGAATGCCACGGTGATCCCGGCCGCCCAGCTGGATCTCGACAGCCCGACCCTGACCAAGGGCAAGTAG
- a CDS encoding integration host factor subunit beta, translated as MIKSELIARLANENPHLTQKDVERVVSVILERMIGALEGGGRVELRGFGALSVRSRPARAGRNPRTGETVDVRAKHVPFFKSGKELRARLNADE; from the coding sequence ATGATCAAGTCTGAACTCATCGCCAGGCTCGCGAATGAAAATCCGCACCTGACGCAGAAAGACGTCGAGCGCGTTGTCAGCGTCATTCTGGAGCGCATGATCGGTGCCCTGGAAGGCGGCGGTCGCGTCGAGCTGCGCGGCTTTGGTGCCCTGTCCGTCCGCTCGCGCCCGGCCCGTGCCGGTCGCAACCCGCGGACCGGCGAAACCGTCGACGTCCGCGCCAAGCATGTTCCGTTCTTCAAGAGCGGCAAGGAACTGCGGGCCCGGCTCAACGCCGACGAATAG
- the rpsA gene encoding 30S ribosomal protein S1, with amino-acid sequence MADDMSFNPTRDDFEALLNDSMGGRDFAEGTVVKGIVVGIEKDFAIIDVGLKTEGRVPQKEFGVDEAGKPTIKVGDHVEVFLERLENALGEAVISREKAKREEAWTRLEGVYAQNVPVLGAIVGRVKGGFTVDLGGASAFLPGSQVDIRPVRDVGPLMGKEQPFAILKMDRPRGNIVVSRRAILEEARAEQRTELVSQLQEGEIREGVVKNITDYGAFVDLGGIDGLLHVTDMSWKRVNHPSQVLAVGDTVKVQIVKINPDTQRISLGMKQLQSDPWDGVEAKYPVGAKFTGRITNITDYGAFVELEAGVEGLVHVSEMSWTKKNVHPGKIVSTSQEVDVVVLDVDPSKRRVSLGLKQALANPWDSFLETHPVGSTVEGEVKNATEFGLFIGLDNDIDGMVHLSDIDWSASGEEAMARYKKGDMVKAKVLDVDVEKERISLGIKQLGGDPMSGDTYRKGQTVTVTVTEVTTGGIEVRFGEDDALMTAFIRKSDLSRDRQEQRPERFAVGDRVDAQITNIDKAARRVSMSIKSLEMAEEKEAIEQFGSSDSGASLGDILGAALRERATPKE; translated from the coding sequence ATGGCTGACGATATGAGCTTCAACCCGACGCGCGACGATTTCGAAGCGCTGCTGAACGATTCCATGGGCGGCCGCGACTTCGCGGAAGGCACCGTCGTCAAGGGTATCGTTGTCGGTATTGAAAAGGACTTCGCGATCATCGACGTCGGTCTGAAGACCGAAGGCCGCGTTCCCCAGAAGGAATTCGGCGTCGACGAAGCCGGCAAGCCCACCATCAAGGTCGGCGACCACGTCGAAGTGTTCCTGGAGCGCCTCGAAAACGCCCTGGGCGAAGCGGTCATCAGCCGCGAAAAGGCCAAGCGCGAAGAAGCCTGGACCCGTCTGGAAGGCGTCTACGCCCAGAACGTTCCGGTGCTCGGTGCCATCGTCGGTCGCGTCAAGGGCGGCTTCACCGTCGACCTGGGCGGTGCCTCGGCGTTCCTGCCCGGTTCGCAAGTCGACATCCGCCCGGTGCGCGACGTCGGCCCGCTCATGGGCAAGGAACAGCCCTTCGCCATCCTCAAGATGGACCGTCCGCGCGGCAACATCGTCGTCTCGCGTCGCGCCATTCTGGAAGAAGCCCGCGCCGAGCAGCGCACCGAACTGGTGTCGCAGCTGCAAGAGGGTGAAATCCGCGAAGGCGTGGTCAAGAACATCACCGACTACGGTGCGTTCGTGGACCTCGGCGGCATCGACGGCCTGCTGCACGTCACCGACATGAGCTGGAAGCGCGTCAACCACCCGAGCCAGGTCCTGGCCGTGGGCGACACCGTCAAGGTTCAGATCGTCAAGATCAACCCGGACACCCAGCGCATCAGCCTCGGCATGAAGCAGCTGCAGTCGGATCCGTGGGACGGCGTGGAAGCGAAGTACCCGGTCGGTGCCAAGTTCACCGGCCGCATCACCAACATCACCGACTACGGCGCGTTTGTTGAGCTGGAAGCCGGCGTTGAAGGCCTGGTCCACGTCTCGGAAATGTCCTGGACCAAGAAGAACGTCCACCCCGGCAAGATCGTCTCGACCTCGCAGGAAGTCGACGTGGTCGTGCTTGACGTCGATCCGTCCAAGCGTCGCGTGTCGCTGGGCCTGAAGCAGGCCCTGGCCAACCCGTGGGATTCGTTCCTCGAAACCCACCCGGTCGGCTCGACCGTCGAAGGCGAAGTCAAGAACGCGACCGAGTTTGGTCTGTTCATCGGCCTCGACAACGACATCGACGGCATGGTGCACCTGTCGGACATCGACTGGAGCGCGTCGGGCGAAGAAGCCATGGCCCGCTACAAGAAGGGCGACATGGTCAAGGCGAAGGTTCTCGACGTTGACGTCGAGAAGGAACGCATCTCGCTGGGCATCAAGCAGCTCGGCGGCGATCCGATGTCGGGCGACACCTATCGCAAGGGTCAGACCGTCACCGTCACCGTGACCGAAGTGACCACCGGCGGCATCGAAGTTCGCTTCGGCGAAGACGACGCCCTGATGACCGCGTTCATCCGCAAGTCGGACCTGTCGCGCGACCGTCAGGAACAGCGCCCCGAGCGCTTCGCCGTGGGTGACCGCGTCGACGCTCAGATCACCAACATCGACAAGGCGGCCCGCCGCGTTTCGATGTCGATCAAGTCGCTGGAAATGGCCGAAGAGAAGGAAGCCATCGAGCAGTTCGGCTCGTCGGACTCCGGCGCTTCGCTGGGCGACATCCTGGGTGCCGCCCTGCGCGAGCGGGCTACCCCGAAGGAATAG
- the cmk gene encoding (d)CMP kinase produces the protein MAFIIAVDGPAASGKGTVASRLAALYGYPMLDTGLLYRAVGVRLLGASGDLDDDAAAEAAARGLDLSELEKAEVRTRAAGEAASRVAVHPGVRAALFALQRDFTKREPGSVIDGRDIGTVIAPEAPAKLYVTATPEIRAERRWKQLSGQGETVSFDDVLADIHKRDARDGGRENAPMTQAPDAVLLDTSEMTIEQAFDAARRIVETARARSGDLPG, from the coding sequence ATGGCCTTCATCATCGCCGTCGATGGCCCGGCCGCCTCGGGCAAGGGCACGGTCGCCAGCCGGCTTGCGGCGCTCTACGGCTATCCGATGCTGGACACCGGCCTGCTCTACCGCGCGGTGGGGGTGCGGTTGCTGGGCGCGAGCGGCGACCTGGACGACGACGCCGCGGCGGAAGCCGCCGCCCGGGGCCTGGACCTGTCCGAACTGGAAAAGGCCGAGGTCCGCACCCGCGCCGCCGGCGAGGCCGCCAGCCGCGTGGCCGTACATCCCGGTGTCCGCGCGGCCCTGTTCGCCCTGCAACGCGACTTCACCAAGCGTGAGCCGGGCTCGGTGATTGACGGCCGTGACATCGGCACGGTCATCGCCCCCGAGGCCCCGGCCAAGCTCTATGTCACCGCGACACCGGAAATCCGGGCCGAACGCCGCTGGAAACAGCTGTCGGGTCAAGGCGAGACGGTCAGCTTTGACGATGTTCTGGCCGACATTCACAAGCGCGACGCCCGCGACGGTGGGCGGGAAAACGCCCCCATGACCCAGGCTCCAGACGCCGTCTTGCTCGACACGTCGGAAATGACTATAGAGCAGGCCTTCGATGCGGCCCGCCGCATTGTCGAGACGGCGCGCGCCCGGTCGGGAGACCTCCCGGGCTAA
- the aroA gene encoding 3-phosphoshikimate 1-carboxyvinyltransferase: MTAAGLKSGPGGALRGTVRAPGDKSISHRSMILGALATGTTTVEGLLEGDDVLATARAMGAFGARVEQEGAGRWRIEGQGGFSEPTDVIDCGNAGTGVRLIMGAAAGFAICSTFTGDHSLRGRPMGRVLDPLARMGATWLGRDKGRLPLTLKGGNLRGLTYRLPMASAQVKSAVLLAGLHAEGGVEVIEPEATRDHTERMLRGFGAEVIVEDRDGARHIRLPAGQKLTGTHVSVPGDPSSAAFPLVAGLIVPGSEVTVEGVMLNELRTGLFTTLQEMGADLVISNVRMSSGEEVGDITARYSQLKGVVVPPERAPAMIDEYPILAVAAAFADGPTVMRGIGEMRVKESDRIALTAAGLTACGVSVEEEPEGMIVMGTRGGNHPVRGGGLVHTHGDHRIAMSHLILGMAAQQGVAVDEPGMIATSFPGFADLMRGLGADLSEA, encoded by the coding sequence ATGACGGCGGCTGGACTGAAGAGCGGGCCCGGCGGAGCCCTTCGCGGCACTGTCCGCGCCCCCGGCGACAAGTCGATCTCGCACCGATCCATGATCCTGGGTGCCCTTGCGACGGGCACGACGACGGTCGAGGGCCTGCTCGAGGGCGATGATGTCCTGGCCACGGCCAGGGCCATGGGGGCCTTCGGCGCGCGGGTCGAGCAGGAGGGTGCCGGCCGCTGGCGCATCGAGGGCCAGGGCGGCTTTTCCGAACCGACCGACGTCATCGACTGCGGCAATGCCGGTACGGGCGTGCGCCTGATCATGGGTGCCGCCGCCGGTTTCGCCATCTGCTCCACCTTCACCGGCGACCACTCGCTGCGCGGCCGGCCCATGGGCCGGGTTCTAGACCCCTTGGCCCGCATGGGCGCGACCTGGCTGGGCCGCGACAAGGGCCGCCTGCCCCTGACCCTCAAGGGCGGCAATCTGCGCGGCCTGACCTATCGCCTGCCCATGGCCTCGGCCCAGGTGAAATCAGCCGTGCTGCTCGCCGGCCTTCATGCCGAGGGCGGCGTCGAGGTGATCGAACCGGAAGCGACCCGCGACCACACCGAGCGGATGCTGCGCGGGTTCGGGGCCGAGGTGATCGTCGAGGACAGGGACGGTGCCCGCCATATCCGCCTGCCGGCCGGCCAGAAACTGACCGGGACCCATGTCTCGGTTCCCGGCGATCCGTCGTCGGCGGCCTTCCCGCTGGTGGCCGGCCTGATCGTGCCGGGCTCGGAGGTCACGGTCGAGGGCGTGATGCTCAATGAGCTGCGCACCGGCCTGTTCACGACCCTGCAGGAGATGGGCGCGGATCTGGTGATCTCGAACGTCCGGATGTCCAGCGGCGAGGAGGTCGGCGACATCACCGCTCGCTATTCCCAGCTGAAGGGTGTGGTCGTGCCGCCCGAGCGCGCGCCGGCGATGATCGACGAGTATCCGATCCTGGCCGTGGCTGCCGCCTTCGCCGACGGCCCGACCGTGATGCGCGGCATCGGCGAGATGCGGGTCAAGGAAAGCGACCGCATCGCCCTGACGGCGGCAGGCCTCACGGCCTGTGGCGTCAGCGTCGAGGAAGAGCCCGAAGGGATGATCGTCATGGGAACCCGCGGCGGCAATCACCCCGTACGCGGTGGTGGTCTGGTCCACACCCACGGCGATCACCGCATCGCCATGAGCCACCTGATCCTCGGCATGGCCGCCCAGCAGGGCGTGGCCGTTGACGAACCGGGCATGATCGCCACCAGCTTCCCGGGCTTTGCCGACCTGATGCGCGGCCTGGGCGCGGACCTGTCGGAAGCCTAG
- a CDS encoding TIGR02300 family protein yields MANPELGAKQICPNCQSKFYDLGRRPALCPKCGESFDPEEALKSRRVRARAVTPDYDAEDEKPAPEPKDEDGFEDEVDETPEIDKVEPDVIETDDEDADPGAPTPAGGDDLGVDFAEDEDLAEDEADDVPFLEDEDEDVLDDEIEGLPGADDDDR; encoded by the coding sequence TTGGCCAATCCCGAATTGGGCGCAAAACAAATTTGCCCCAACTGCCAATCGAAATTCTATGACCTGGGCCGCCGTCCGGCCCTTTGCCCGAAGTGTGGCGAGTCGTTTGATCCGGAAGAGGCGCTGAAATCGCGCCGCGTCCGGGCGCGCGCCGTCACCCCGGACTATGACGCCGAGGACGAGAAGCCCGCTCCGGAGCCCAAGGACGAGGATGGCTTCGAGGACGAGGTCGATGAGACGCCGGAAATCGACAAGGTCGAGCCGGACGTCATCGAGACCGACGACGAAGACGCCGATCCGGGCGCGCCGACCCCGGCGGGCGGCGACGATCTGGGCGTCGACTTCGCCGAGGACGAAGATCTTGCCGAAGACGAGGCTGATGACGTCCCGTTCCTCGAAGACGAGGACGAAGATGTGCTCGACGACGAGATCGAAGGCCTTCCGGGTGCCGACGACGACGATCGCTAG
- a CDS encoding M23 family metallopeptidase, giving the protein MRPWLLIGLAGGLNLLVQATEGGSGTTPRLSIPLQCELGVSCVVQNLVDRDPGPSARDYQCGSLTYEAHNGVDFRLRDLRAQKAGVAVLAAADGTVARLRDDMPDVSVKTTGVAAVKGQECGNGLVINHGGGLVTQYCHMRQGSLVVKPGQTVRRGQALGQVGLSGLTEYPHLHFTVRQGNAVIDPFAPDPGTAGACGSGPGLWTTAAAAQMRYKPRAVLNSGFAAGPATMEAIEAGDLARPGSATPLVAYVRAIGLKVGDEARLTVRGPDGVVLAETKMAALTSAKAQFMLFTGKKAPAGGWPRGHYEAHYVILQAGGGVTEARWSITI; this is encoded by the coding sequence ATGCGACCATGGCTGCTGATTGGGCTGGCCGGCGGCCTGAACCTGCTGGTCCAGGCGACAGAGGGCGGATCGGGCACGACGCCCCGCCTGTCGATACCGCTGCAGTGCGAACTTGGCGTCAGTTGCGTCGTCCAGAACCTGGTTGACCGCGATCCGGGCCCAAGTGCCCGGGACTACCAGTGCGGCTCCCTGACCTATGAAGCGCATAACGGGGTCGATTTCCGCCTGAGGGACCTTCGGGCCCAAAAGGCCGGCGTTGCGGTCCTGGCGGCCGCTGACGGGACGGTGGCGCGGCTCCGTGACGACATGCCCGATGTCTCGGTGAAGACGACGGGCGTGGCCGCCGTAAAGGGCCAGGAATGCGGCAACGGTCTGGTCATCAACCATGGCGGCGGCCTGGTCACCCAGTATTGCCACATGCGCCAGGGCTCACTGGTCGTGAAACCGGGGCAGACGGTCCGGCGCGGCCAGGCCCTGGGACAGGTTGGGCTTTCCGGCCTGACCGAGTATCCGCATCTGCACTTCACTGTCCGGCAGGGCAACGCGGTCATAGACCCGTTTGCGCCGGATCCCGGGACGGCAGGGGCCTGCGGGTCCGGACCCGGTCTGTGGACGACCGCCGCCGCCGCCCAGATGCGCTACAAGCCGCGCGCCGTGCTCAACTCTGGCTTTGCAGCCGGCCCGGCGACCATGGAGGCCATCGAGGCCGGAGATCTCGCCCGGCCGGGCTCAGCGACCCCTCTGGTGGCCTATGTGCGCGCGATCGGCCTTAAGGTCGGCGATGAGGCCCGCCTGACCGTCAGGGGCCCGGATGGTGTGGTACTGGCGGAAACCAAGATGGCGGCCCTGACCAGCGCCAAGGCCCAGTTCATGCTGTTCACCGGCAAGAAGGCCCCGGCAGGAGGGTGGCCGCGGGGCCACTATGAAGCTCATTATGTGATCCTTCAGGCCGGGGGGGGCGTGACAGAGGCCCGCTGGTCGATCACAATTTAA
- a CDS encoding calcium-binding protein, whose protein sequence is MPVMLPTTTYVFETITDSQAAGFVGGTDILTFATQAATAASVTYTLTDATPTTTAKIIVTYGTRSVTFEATALSEITFSDGSKFDIGSGTSVTGTGFADALYLTGAGTVDAGNGNDRISGSTGADSVLGGNGNDVITGGADADTLTGDNGSDLINGDAGDDTIVGGNGTDTINGGTGNDTLVDNEGGSGSADIFNGGVGNDTIIGGLGNDVINGDNGNDTLTATEGVATIFGGEGNDTITLSYRGNWAQGNQGNDNVQGGGGDDTIYGGQGNDGLSGSGGNDFIQGNLGNDTLNGDFGDDTLRGGQGNDVISGGDDNDLLFGDLGNDSLSGGNNNDSIDGGDGNDSIQGGSGNDTLLGGAGDDTITGGLGRDVLTGGTGADLFIFSPSTDATIADAGNSVSDIITGFTADDAMDFGLAGATSNYFEDSAASYTAALALANAKFAADLVVRFVAVQVGSDVYVFVDSQSVGTTTDNVVVLQGSTLNDVSAASFVSTAPE, encoded by the coding sequence ATGCCAGTAATGCTTCCGACGACTACGTACGTTTTTGAGACGATCACCGACTCGCAAGCCGCTGGCTTCGTGGGCGGCACCGATATCCTGACCTTCGCGACTCAAGCCGCGACGGCCGCCAGCGTGACCTACACCCTGACCGACGCCACCCCGACCACGACGGCCAAGATCATCGTGACCTATGGCACCCGTTCGGTGACCTTCGAAGCGACGGCCCTGAGCGAGATCACCTTTTCGGACGGTTCGAAGTTCGACATCGGTTCGGGCACCAGCGTCACGGGCACCGGCTTCGCCGACGCCCTGTACCTGACCGGCGCGGGCACGGTTGACGCGGGCAACGGCAACGACCGCATCAGCGGCTCGACCGGCGCTGACAGCGTCCTCGGCGGCAACGGCAATGACGTGATCACCGGCGGCGCTGACGCTGACACCCTGACCGGCGACAACGGCAGCGACCTGATCAACGGCGACGCTGGCGATGACACCATTGTTGGCGGCAACGGCACCGACACCATCAACGGCGGCACCGGCAATGACACTCTCGTCGATAACGAAGGGGGCAGCGGCTCGGCCGACATCTTCAACGGCGGCGTCGGCAACGACACCATCATCGGCGGTCTCGGCAATGATGTCATTAATGGCGACAACGGCAACGACACCCTGACCGCAACCGAGGGCGTCGCCACCATCTTCGGCGGTGAAGGCAATGACACCATAACCCTGTCCTACAGGGGGAACTGGGCTCAGGGTAACCAGGGCAATGACAACGTCCAAGGTGGCGGTGGCGACGACACCATCTATGGCGGCCAGGGCAATGATGGGCTTAGCGGCTCCGGCGGCAACGACTTCATCCAGGGCAACCTGGGCAATGACACCTTGAACGGCGACTTTGGCGACGACACCTTGCGCGGTGGCCAGGGTAATGACGTCATCTCGGGCGGCGACGACAATGACCTGCTGTTCGGCGACCTGGGGAATGACAGCCTCTCGGGCGGGAACAACAACGACAGCATCGACGGCGGTGACGGCAACGACAGCATCCAGGGTGGTTCGGGCAACGACACCCTCCTGGGTGGCGCTGGCGACGACACCATCACCGGTGGCCTGGGTCGGGACGTCTTGACCGGTGGTACCGGCGCTGACCTGTTCATCTTCAGCCCGTCGACCGATGCCACGATCGCTGATGCCGGCAACTCGGTGTCGGACATCATCACCGGCTTCACTGCGGACGACGCCATGGACTTCGGTCTGGCCGGTGCGACCTCGAACTACTTCGAAGACAGCGCCGCCAGCTACACGGCCGCTCTGGCCCTGGCCAATGCCAAGTTCGCTGCGGACCTGGTGGTTCGGTTCGTCGCTGTCCAGGTCGGTTCGGACGTTTACGTGTTCGTCGACTCGCAAAGCGTTGGTACCACCACGGACAACGTCGTCGTCCTGCAGGGTTCGACCCTGAACGACGTGTCGGCGGCCTCCTTCGTGAGCACCGCTCCTGAGTAA